In Cicer arietinum cultivar CDC Frontier isolate Library 1 chromosome 7, Cicar.CDCFrontier_v2.0, whole genome shotgun sequence, the genomic window aataaataagataagatCCATGTTTctagattttaaattttgtaatttattgaGACTATTTCAACCATTTAAGTTTATGACGCATTATCATCTACATTAACGTCCACATCATCCACTTAACATGTGAAATTAGATTGAtcgatattttaattattgaaagaATAATTACAATTGTAAACTAATGTAATAATATGTGAcactttcaaatattaaaatgtgattTATTCAATAAATTGATGATAAATGTATGTATTTAGACAAAATTAATCACTTAAATTATTGTCaaaaattttagttaaatttgtGTCAAAATAATATGATGCACGTTAATGGATCTAGAGTATTTTCCCATATATTAGCATGGACTGGGCCAAAAAAGCAGGCCCAAAGTTTTAACAATTattatctaatttaaaattattaattcatatatgtaaatattaaatctataaaaaatttataatctcaaacaaataattattatcctaaattaaaaaaaaattattgaataaattaaatctataaattttctctaaataataaacaaataatactTTATCGATAAGTTTAATAATTCAAcgtacaatatattttttaatatatataagtaaaataCCGATTACATGTGTTATATGGCTATTGATAtccaatttatataaatttgtgtatGTATATGATTATTaagataatataaattttatttttttattaactcaGATGTGAGGATGGAAATAGTATCACAAATGAAGGAATATCGTCCTACTTGTTTGATCATATTCATTTTagccataaaaaaaaaatctaattcatttttatatatagacAAGATATTGgtaatcaatttattaattaaaaaaagtattagtACCATAAGTGCTTCTGAATACTTCTTTGGTGTCCTTTATATCTTATCCATTTTAATTTATCCGGGTAAAAAAGAGTAACATTTGCTATTTAGAATGAGTGACTTATAAATATATGAAGTACTGGCCCCCAAAAAATACTATTTAACAAGTGAAAAATGTAGCAAAAAGTATGACGTCAATTAAAAGTGTAGTAACAATAATCTACAAGGAAAACATAAAAGACAAGAATGGTAGCTAGTAGAGGGAaaagtgagagagagagagagagagagagagagagagagagaaaaagcaTAAAAAAGTTGAATATAATCTCAAACAAGAGCACTTTTACACCCACTAAAACACCTTCCAAAAATCTTATGCGTGACAAGCCTAAGTGGAGTGCACTATCATTATGATCCCAACATTTACCATCATCCCATTTTCAACATGAAATGAAATCCTTAACCTCTTCATAAATCATAAACTTCTACATCACCATCTTTCTTTCTAAACAAAAAAGTCAATTCAACATTAATCATCCATCAAACCAATCACATTCCGCCACGTCACCCCACCCCTAAATTTTTTTTGCAACTAACTCTAATTCCAATTCCCTacctattattttttatcttaattaaatttcttttccCTCCACCACCCATAACCGCCACATTGCCGGAATCAAACACTTCTCCGGCGAGCCGTAAACGTTTGGAAAACAACCGTATCCGCCGCCGGGAACTGATCCATTGCACGACTCCTACATTTCAATCCAAGAGGCTCCACTGCAGTTACCATCTGCTTCAACATCTCATTCCTATAATCACTGCATGTCGTTGATATCGACATCGTACCTGGTCGGAAAATCTGAACAACTTTCCTCAACACGTGTACTATGTTGTCGTTAACAGAACCAACACATTCAAAGCTTGCATAACTGAAACCATCTTCTGGTGTTACGTGAATTGTTGAATACCAATCACCATCCATTCCATTCATTGAATATCCACAAGGATCAAATGCAAAATCACAAATGAACGCATTTGGGTTAATTTCGTTTATTCCGGTAAGCTCCGTCATTTCTTTTCCGGCAGAGTCGCCGGTTTTTCCGTCTCCGGGTCGGCGGAAGAATTTGCGAGCTAGAATCGGGTCGAGTTCTGTCATGCAGATTTCCATGGTGAAGATATCACTTTGATTGTGATTAAGATTGTGGTGATGGGTTATTGAAGAATGTGCGGTGAAAACATGCCAAGAGTGTGAAGATGATTTTGAAGGCATGATTGAAGCTTTTCTATGGCAAAGATTTGAAGGGATAGTGTGTTCTAAGAATGTTACTTCATCGTTGAAGCTTGTGTGAGGGAAAGGTTGTGAATTTGGGAAGATGAAGCTACCTCTAGTGTAACGACAAGAGGATAAAGTGAGGCCTAAATGGTTTGCATAgtgaattaaaggaagaatggatTTGAGTAGTTGTGTTGTTCCACATGTTTTGATGATGATCTTAGTTGGATAAACGAAGAGGCTTGATTCTGATAAAACGTATGCATCAAAGTATGAGTTTCCAACTGCTGAAACAACTGTGCATTGAACAGCTTCTAAGACTTGTTGTAttgattcaaaatcaatttttcttaGACCCAGTTGGAATGTAATTGGATCATCTCCAAAGAAATGAAGTTCCAAACGTTTCTCAAATCCCTCAAAGCCAGATACAGCCATTTGGGGTGTGGAGGATAATGAATGTGTTTGGATGTAACAGAGGAAAACAGAGAAAAGCAGAGGAGTTTTGTTTGGAGATAAAGGTTTAAACTTTGAAAGCTAAATGGACatgtagagagagagagagagatttgaTTGGAATGTTGAGGTTGAGGTGAGAGAAAGGATTGGGGGGTCAATGAGATTTATAGGTGTGTGTGAATGAGAATGAGAGTGAGTTTGTTTGTAGTATTAAGAAGAAGTGTGTGAGGGTGTTTTAGAAGAGAGCATGCGGGTGATGGAACCAAGAATCATGATTGTAGGCATAATGAAGTGAATAGGATTATTATGATATGTAATGTAGTAACATTAATTTGttgtaagttttttattttattttttagtgcaATCTTCACTTCCATGAGGGAAAGCAACAGGAAACGGGATTTATGCTCACGCTTATTATCAATTGTTCTCTCTGTCTCTATTCTCCACTCATATTCATCACTAGTATTTTGGATGTCTAGTTTTGCATATCTTTAGTCTACTACAAGCTAGTCCAATATTTAACATTAGTGCTTTTTTCTGTCTTTTCTTTATCCCTAAATAGATTTTGGATTCcattaaatatttcaaacataGTCAATCATCAAATCAAATAGTTCTCCAACTTATTTCCTCACATGATATATCAGTCTACCATGTCTCTAATTATTAATTAGCTGGCTCTAGTGGTTTcttcattataaattaaatatttggaacaactttttaaacaatttggGCTCTGGTATGTAAAGTTAGTTCACTTTCTTGTTATTAAGAATTCAATCTAAAGAATAACAACATCACTTCTTCGGCTATAAAATAGTTTAGagtacttttattattattcatttaatatAACTTATATTTACATGTTGAAATTACATCATTACCACTGAACCGTATGCAGAGGAATTTACCTCCTACACCTCCGGTTGCAACCCAACATTCGTTTGAGCTAAACACAAAGGACGGTTGCTCTTGCTACTGCTTGAGCAACTTGTGTATTTATCACTAACTATTAACCGTACCGAATAAGTGGAGAATAGTTTAATGAGAGGTTTGAAGGATAAGGAGGGCCTATTTTGACTAAAATAGTTGGTTGAACAAATGATATGTCAAACataatataattgtgttgaaacCACATcataaagttttttatttttcaaaattagaaagaaaattaAGATTAGGAAGTGCTGCTATAGAGTATAGTCATTCAAATGAATTTGGATTCATGAGTCAAAATTCAGGATTCAAAATAACTGTTTGAATGATAGTTCTGCTAAAATAGAAACATGATCATAAAGCTAGAGTTAGATGTTGTATTGTTGCTATGCAAGACAACAATTATTAGCTCTGTTGAGGTAATGGATCATTTTAATTAGAGCTACATCAGTAGCACGGTTTAGTTAAATTGAAACCAAAAACTGAAATTCCAAATAGAAGCACCAATCACTTGGGAGTTGTTTGATGAATGAGCACACTCCATTACTGATAATGGCTACTGCATAATGAAAAAGTGAAAACAACTAAGATGATGGAGACAACATTGTCCATTCCTAAGAGAGCATATGTTAtaattaacaacaacaacaaaaaaaaacttgacGTGcctaaaatgtaattaattattattattaataatatgcaGAAGATGAAAACTATGAAAGAGAAAAAAGGAATCAGGCGTGGCATGTAAATAATGAGAATATCCTTTGAATGAGGGAGGCCCCGTACGTGAAATGAAAAGCACTCACATCATTTTTATTCTTCATGCAAATTCATGTAGCAAGCTAGCTAGGTGGcattatcattaattattttattttattttatcaactgGTTTTCTGTATTTATCAAAGCATGCATGCACACTTGTTATAACCATATCAGtatcaaaatttaaaaggaTTGATTCTCTTTATCCTCCAACAAGTGCTTAGTTTTAAAAAGATTTGTCTAGAAAACAATCAAATGATGTTTATCATTATGTTTAGTTGATACTAGTagcttttaaataattttttgtaacatGTTATACCATCGGATACATTTGAGTCTAAGTACTCActtttttacattttagtatCTCCTAAAAGTATAACAAAGCTCATAAATGTTGTCTTCACCTTGCAATTTTGTTTCTGATTCAATTATAATAACTACTCTCTTCCAGTTTCATCTGACATCAACTTGATTTGGATAATGATGTAAATGAGACAGTAATTAAATTGCTAAGTAGTAAAAGGGAGTAATTAGTAGTTCATGGTCTTTTAGAGCAAGTTTTGGTATATATGCTACATCTTAAACTACCTTGTTCATCATACAATTAGTGGTCTCCTTGACTTTCAATTTAAGAGTATTGTAAAGATTATATCAATAATTCAGTGTAATCAATACTGCAGGAGCCTCCAGCTCtcaattaaagataaataaaagcTATTAGAGATGACAAAATGTTgttctttaagaaatttgaGTTCAATTCAACAGAAgatataaaagtaaattatgtataattaattacttattaaactataaaaataaaaaagagaaaag contains:
- the LOC101515156 gene encoding S-adenosylmethionine decarboxylase proenzyme 4-like, coding for MAVSGFEGFEKRLELHFFGDDPITFQLGLRKIDFESIQQVLEAVQCTVVSAVGNSYFDAYVLSESSLFVYPTKIIIKTCGTTQLLKSILPLIHYANHLGLTLSSCRYTRGSFIFPNSQPFPHTSFNDEVTFLEHTIPSNLCHRKASIMPSKSSSHSWHVFTAHSSITHHHNLNHNQSDIFTMEICMTELDPILARKFFRRPGDGKTGDSAGKEMTELTGINEINPNAFICDFAFDPCGYSMNGMDGDWYSTIHVTPEDGFSYASFECVGSVNDNIVHVLRKVVQIFRPGTMSISTTCSDYRNEMLKQMVTAVEPLGLKCRSRAMDQFPAADTVVFQTFTARRRSV